The following coding sequences are from one Coffea arabica cultivar ET-39 chromosome 11e, Coffea Arabica ET-39 HiFi, whole genome shotgun sequence window:
- the LOC113718102 gene encoding exocyst complex component EXO70B1-like, with product MNSTKDILPIHSDDKSQIPFSHLKHLFLDVLFNPKYTIGADQFLKSSNNSVSLSASITDSSTITLHYEDYEGHHAVFSEEGIKRLRCIAATLSSRNELADCAQMYTKHRKSVVNLVCVRLREKLKVETLCVFTFSDELKEKTQRWIQVAKICVGTIFAIEKCFYEQIFGDLGSSEDSAANSFVYIIEGTAAELLEFPHSLLARGRLPQRPDILLPLCHELANLISHLMAYFDQDVCPAKAICNFATMIMLRLIQQIANILSVTEKHVLRELSTRPFPGGGIHPLTKYIIHHIDLIYVHRESLTELGSNDNRDPPEIPGSHEMDGGLVFLKRHLTRVIEFLLQNLKFKSNFYGQESLHCLFMMNNVNSVSEKIKSFKELEELIGTHLQMKLREKVELAKTDYFHRSWGEVCTFLKGEGLKSYFNCDFFPGRSTRAVKKKFKTFNSMFEDILQTQEGWIVPDLQLRMKLLECILAKLIPAYNHFLERLSRVYKVKRVSEYIKYSVKDLETKVLDMFQNKY from the coding sequence ATGAATTCCACAAAAGATATACTCCCAATTCACAGTGATGACAAATCCCAAATCCCGTTTTCGCACCTCAAGCACCTTTTCCTAGACGTATTATTCAACCCCAAGTACACCATAGGTGCAGATCAATTCTTGAAGAGTTCAAATAATTCAGTATCTCTTTCAGCTTCCATTACAGATAGCTCCACAATCACATTGCACTACGAAGACTACGAGGGCCATCACGCAGTCTTTAGTGAAGAAGGTATAAAAAGGCTTAGGTGTATAGCAGCAACGTTGAGCTCCAGAAATGAATTGGCTGATTGTGCTCAGATGTATACCAAGCATCGGAAGAGTGTAGTCAACCTGGTATGTGTGAGGCTCCGTGAGAAATTGAAGGTAGAAACCCTCTGTGTTTTTACGTTCTCGGATGAGTTGAAAGAGAAAACCCAACGGTGGATACAAGTAGCCAAGATTTGCGTAGGCACCATTTTTGCAATAGAGAAGTGTTTCTATGAGCAAATTTTCGGAGATCTGGGATCATCTGAGGATTCTGCTGCTAACAGTTTTGTGTACATAATAGAAGGGACTGCTGCTGAGTTGCTTGAGTTTCCACACTCTCTATTAGCCAGGGGCCGATTGCCTCAGAGACCAGACATATTGTTGCCCTTATGTCATGAACTAGCCAATCTAATTTCACATCTTATGGCATATTTTGACCAAGATGTATGCCCAGCGAAAGCCATCTGCAATTTTGCCACTATGATTATGCTCCGACTGATACAGCAAATAGCAAACATCCTTTCTGTTACAGAGAAACACGTTCTTCGTGAGCTTTCGACAAGGCCATTTCCTGGAGGAGGAATTCACCCCTTAACTAAATACATAATTCATCACATTGACCTGATTTATGTTCACAGGGAATCCTTAACTGAGTTAGGTTCCAATGACAACCGAGATCCTCCAGAAATACCGGGTTCACATGAAATGGATGGAGGGCTAGTTTTCCTAAAAAGGCATCTTACTCGAGTTATCGAGTTTTTACTGCAGAACTTGAAATTCAAGTCCAACTTCTATGGACAAGAATCTCTGCATTGTTTGTTCATGATGAACAATGTTAACTCTGTTTCTGAGAAGATTAAAAGTTTCAAGGAGTTGGAAGAACTTATTGGCACTCACCTGCAGATGAAATTAAGAGAAAAAGTGGAGCTGGCAAAGACTGATTATTTCCATAGAAGTTGGGGCGAAGTCTGCACTTTTTTAAAAGGTGAAGGATTaaaatcatattttaattgTGATTTCTTTCCTGGAAGGTCTACAAGAGCtgtgaaaaaaaagtttaagaCCTTCAATAGTATGTTTGAAGATATTCTTCAGACTCAAGAAGGATGGATAGTACCAGATCTGCAGCTGCGGATGAAACTTCTTGAATGCATATTGGCTAAGCTGATTCCGGCCTATAATCACTTTCTTGAGCGGCTAAGCCGAGTATACAAAGTGAAGCGTGTGAGTGAGTACATAAAATATTCTGTCAAGGACTTGGAGACCAAGGTGCTGGATATGTTTCAGAATAAGTATTGA